The following proteins come from a genomic window of Yinghuangia sp. ASG 101:
- a CDS encoding acyl-CoA thioesterase, translating into MARHVYQATLRWSDMDAYRHVNNVQYLRYLEEARVDMMFVLGQREGAKTLAEGVVIARHEIDYQRPLVWRPEPVRIETWVTDIRAARFRLAYEILDDDGVYARAASVLVPYSLDGQRPRRLNDDERRYLEGFLEA; encoded by the coding sequence GTGGCCAGGCACGTGTACCAGGCGACCCTCCGGTGGTCCGACATGGACGCCTACCGGCACGTCAACAACGTGCAGTACCTCCGCTATCTGGAGGAGGCACGCGTCGACATGATGTTCGTCCTCGGGCAGAGGGAAGGGGCCAAGACCCTCGCCGAGGGCGTCGTCATCGCCCGCCACGAGATCGACTACCAGCGTCCGCTGGTGTGGCGTCCCGAGCCGGTCCGGATCGAGACCTGGGTCACCGACATCCGGGCGGCACGCTTCCGGCTCGCGTACGAAATCCTCGACGACGACGGGGTCTACGCCCGTGCCGCGTCGGTGCTGGTGCCCTACTCTCTCGACGGACAGCGCCCGCGCCGCCTCAACGACGACGAACGGCGATACCTCGAAGGCTTCCTGGAGGCCTGA
- a CDS encoding glycosyltransferase family 39 protein → MSAQTTVTATVGDAPGVPRSLSDRLPRPWAFPLLAYFSTWILTLGVWTWLGDRNERYVPSIERRKYDGWELHFIFKDASNYLDVARLGYPDHLPVDPATGDVAANNTAFFPLLPMLVKAVAWPLGGRYVLAALLVSVVLGAASAFAVWKLADHLRGRRVADRAALLYCLFPGAFVFGFLYSESLAALLAALCLLALCQRQWLLAGVLAGIGTSVRPNMVALCLACAVAAGIAIHRDRDWKALWAPLLSPIGGAAYLVWGALRYDDARFWFKTQEQGWDQHTDWGVNTVKRVLWLDDSVRAEPAQNLMHTVFFVLAVIGVVWLLREKFPPAITVFTLGVLLLSFTASAQGSKPRFVWTAFPLFVAAATRLRGRALAVVLVVFAAGFVWLGAWSPLHYGRGAP, encoded by the coding sequence ATGAGCGCGCAGACCACCGTCACGGCGACCGTCGGCGACGCCCCCGGTGTCCCGCGCTCGCTGAGCGACCGGCTTCCCCGGCCGTGGGCCTTCCCGCTGCTCGCCTACTTCTCGACGTGGATCCTGACGCTTGGCGTCTGGACCTGGCTCGGCGACCGCAACGAGCGCTACGTGCCGTCGATCGAGCGCCGCAAGTACGACGGCTGGGAACTCCACTTCATCTTCAAGGACGCGTCCAACTACCTGGACGTCGCCCGGCTCGGCTATCCGGACCACCTGCCGGTCGATCCGGCGACCGGCGATGTCGCCGCCAACAACACCGCCTTCTTCCCGCTGCTGCCGATGCTGGTCAAGGCGGTCGCGTGGCCGCTCGGCGGGCGGTACGTCCTCGCGGCGCTGCTGGTGTCGGTGGTCCTCGGCGCGGCGAGCGCGTTCGCGGTGTGGAAGCTGGCCGACCACCTGCGCGGGCGCCGGGTCGCCGACCGGGCGGCCCTGCTCTATTGCCTCTTCCCCGGGGCGTTCGTCTTCGGGTTCCTCTACTCCGAGTCGCTGGCCGCCCTGCTGGCCGCCTTGTGCCTGCTCGCGCTGTGCCAGCGGCAGTGGCTGCTCGCCGGCGTGCTGGCCGGCATCGGCACCTCCGTGCGCCCCAACATGGTCGCGCTGTGCCTCGCGTGTGCGGTGGCCGCCGGGATCGCGATCCACCGGGACCGCGACTGGAAGGCCCTGTGGGCGCCGCTGCTGTCGCCGATCGGCGGCGCGGCGTACCTCGTGTGGGGAGCGCTTCGGTACGACGACGCCCGGTTCTGGTTCAAGACCCAGGAACAGGGCTGGGACCAGCACACCGACTGGGGCGTCAACACCGTCAAGCGCGTGCTGTGGCTGGACGATTCGGTGCGCGCCGAGCCCGCGCAGAACCTCATGCACACCGTGTTCTTCGTCCTCGCCGTCATCGGTGTGGTCTGGTTGCTGCGGGAGAAGTTCCCCCCGGCGATCACGGTGTTCACACTCGGCGTCCTGCTGCTGTCGTTCACCGCGTCCGCGCAGGGCAGCAAGCCGCGCTTCGTGTGGACGGCCTTCCCCCTGTTCGTGGCCGCCGCGACGCGGCTGCGCGGGCGTGCCCTGGCCGTTGTGCTGGTGGTGTTCGCGGCCGGCTTCGTGTGGCTGGGCGCGTGGTCGCCGCTGCACTACGGCCGCGGTGCGCCGTGA